One Mauremys reevesii isolate NIE-2019 linkage group 5, ASM1616193v1, whole genome shotgun sequence genomic window carries:
- the FGF5 gene encoding fibroblast growth factor 5 isoform X5, protein MSLSFRCLLSLSHLLLTSALAQLPPGAQGGQAARASSTSNTSSASSPSSSSGAPGNGPERSSFQWSPSGRRTGSLYCRVGIGFHLQIHPDGKVNGSHEANLLKHLVSSQSHKVLGGHPDLSLFGL, encoded by the exons ATGAGCTTGTCCTTCCGctgcctcctctccctcagccaccTGCTCCTCACCAGCGCCCTGGCGCAACTGCCCCCCGGAGCGCAAGGCGGGCAGGCGGCCCGtgccagcagcaccagcaacACCTCTTCCGCCTCatcaccttcctcctcctcggGAGCCCCAGGAAACGGGCCGGAGAGAAGCAGCTTCCAGTGGAGCCCATCCGGGCGCAGGACGGGCAGCCTCTATTGCAGGGTGGGCATTGGCTTCCATCTGCAGATCCACCCGGATGGCAAAGTCAACGGCTCCCATGAAGCCAACCTCTTAA AGCACTTAGTCAGCTCACAAAGCCACAAAGTCCTGGGAGGGCATCCTGACCTCTCTTTGTTTGGTCTGTGA
- the FGF5 gene encoding fibroblast growth factor 5 isoform X6, giving the protein MSLSFRCLLSLSHLLLTSALAQLPPGAQGGQAARASSTSNTSSASSPSSSSGAPGNGPERSSFQWSPSGRRTGSLYCRVGIGFHLQIHPDGKVNGSHEANLLKIKQNNTNLRQINGN; this is encoded by the exons ATGAGCTTGTCCTTCCGctgcctcctctccctcagccaccTGCTCCTCACCAGCGCCCTGGCGCAACTGCCCCCCGGAGCGCAAGGCGGGCAGGCGGCCCGtgccagcagcaccagcaacACCTCTTCCGCCTCatcaccttcctcctcctcggGAGCCCCAGGAAACGGGCCGGAGAGAAGCAGCTTCCAGTGGAGCCCATCCGGGCGCAGGACGGGCAGCCTCTATTGCAGGGTGGGCATTGGCTTCCATCTGCAGATCCACCCGGATGGCAAAGTCAACGGCTCCCATGAAGCCAACCTCTTAA AGATTAAGCAAAACAACACAAATCTGCGTCAAATAAATGGTAATTAG